In Paractinoplanes brasiliensis, the following proteins share a genomic window:
- a CDS encoding transglycosylase domain-containing protein — translation MARAAVRPKPPGEPPRASKDTKKAAKKRRRTNLLTVAAAVLVIVLGAGVVGGAYFFDDVKFTEPKAEDQVTQIFAADNKTQIATIGNSTRQQVPYASINPVIGQAVMAAEDKNFLDHNGIDMKGIARAAWNNFTGGDQQGASTITQQYARHAAELKEISYNRKLREAVIARKMEDQYSKSEILGRYLNSVYFGRGAYGIEAAVKAYFGQSRSVLTPPGAKGAITAAEAAVIASVIKQPEPSPTHKGYDPQNNPTDAKIRWQYTINNMLEKGWIKTAPAAYPKVAKFDPDACRTSCGTNNPTGKIVKYVKQELRAMGISDEKQKSGGLRITTTINPGVQKAAETAAMRTSDKSPLRKLDATYKTALVAVDPANGHVMAYYGGPDGVGWDYAGPNYNDKGDFVGGGRPPGSSFKVYTLLAALSDGYGFDTTWDSEAKKVGGDAINNSSRTNFTCDKRRCPLDEATIQSYNFPFYHLAAALGPDKVAAAAHKAGVQYISSPTKIGARVDLNKTKGDALKQYGNEIGYGQYAITALDHANGIATLANEGRFVKAHFVKSVAQRDEKTGKFKTIHTERVKYTQVFDPGVVAAIDTVLQKIPGKNGQNLRNGYDAIGKSGTWEYKDGKSGQNGDAWWVGGTPHLAATVWIGREKQVKDQMQLLPIYKPGTKKGMTGGSTPGDTWKVFMDLANKALDAEKTSFPPDVRVGDPNKKGNGLDPLPEQPDNGCILGGTVCPPGVDPANPGGGVTPPVNGPGNPGNGPGGGNGAGNGGGNGGR, via the coding sequence GTGGCCCGGGCGGCCGTGCGCCCCAAGCCGCCGGGTGAGCCCCCGCGCGCGTCCAAGGACACCAAGAAGGCGGCCAAGAAGCGCCGCCGCACCAACCTGCTCACCGTCGCCGCGGCCGTCCTGGTCATCGTGCTCGGCGCCGGCGTGGTGGGCGGGGCCTACTTCTTCGACGACGTGAAGTTCACCGAGCCCAAGGCTGAGGACCAGGTCACGCAGATCTTCGCGGCCGACAACAAGACGCAGATCGCGACCATCGGCAACTCGACCCGCCAGCAGGTGCCGTACGCGAGCATCAACCCCGTGATCGGCCAGGCGGTCATGGCGGCCGAGGACAAGAACTTCCTCGATCACAACGGCATCGACATGAAGGGCATCGCCCGCGCGGCCTGGAACAACTTCACCGGCGGCGACCAGCAGGGCGCGTCGACGATCACCCAGCAGTACGCGCGGCACGCCGCCGAGCTGAAGGAAATCAGCTACAACCGCAAGCTCCGCGAGGCCGTGATCGCCCGCAAGATGGAGGACCAGTACTCCAAGAGCGAGATCCTGGGCCGCTACCTCAACTCGGTGTACTTCGGCCGCGGGGCGTACGGCATCGAGGCCGCCGTGAAGGCGTACTTCGGCCAGAGCCGCTCGGTGCTGACCCCGCCGGGCGCGAAGGGCGCGATCACCGCCGCCGAGGCCGCCGTCATCGCCTCGGTCATCAAGCAGCCCGAGCCGTCCCCGACACACAAGGGCTACGACCCGCAGAACAACCCCACGGACGCCAAGATCCGCTGGCAGTACACGATCAACAACATGCTCGAGAAGGGCTGGATCAAGACCGCGCCGGCCGCGTACCCCAAGGTCGCCAAGTTCGACCCGGACGCGTGCCGCACGTCCTGCGGCACCAACAACCCCACCGGCAAGATCGTGAAGTACGTGAAGCAGGAACTGCGTGCCATGGGCATCAGCGACGAGAAGCAGAAGAGCGGCGGCCTGCGGATCACCACGACGATCAACCCGGGCGTGCAGAAGGCGGCCGAGACCGCCGCCATGCGCACCAGCGACAAATCGCCGTTGCGCAAGCTCGACGCGACCTACAAGACCGCGCTCGTCGCCGTGGACCCGGCCAACGGCCACGTCATGGCCTACTACGGCGGGCCGGACGGCGTGGGCTGGGACTACGCGGGCCCCAACTACAACGACAAGGGTGACTTCGTCGGGGGCGGACGCCCGCCGGGCTCGTCGTTCAAGGTCTACACGCTGCTGGCCGCGCTCAGCGACGGCTACGGCTTCGACACGACGTGGGACTCCGAGGCCAAGAAGGTCGGCGGCGACGCGATCAACAACTCGAGCCGCACGAACTTCACGTGTGACAAGCGGCGCTGCCCGCTCGACGAGGCGACCATCCAGTCGTACAACTTCCCCTTCTACCACCTGGCGGCGGCCCTCGGCCCCGACAAGGTGGCGGCGGCGGCGCACAAGGCCGGCGTCCAGTACATCTCCAGCCCGACCAAGATCGGTGCTCGGGTCGACCTCAACAAGACCAAGGGCGACGCGCTCAAGCAGTACGGCAACGAGATCGGGTACGGCCAGTACGCGATCACCGCGCTCGACCACGCGAACGGCATCGCCACGCTGGCCAACGAGGGCCGCTTCGTCAAGGCCCACTTCGTGAAGTCGGTGGCCCAGCGCGACGAGAAGACCGGCAAGTTCAAGACGATCCACACCGAGCGGGTCAAGTACACGCAGGTCTTCGACCCGGGCGTGGTCGCCGCGATCGACACCGTGCTGCAGAAGATCCCCGGCAAGAACGGGCAGAACCTGCGCAACGGCTACGACGCGATCGGCAAGTCCGGCACCTGGGAGTACAAGGACGGCAAGAGCGGCCAGAACGGCGACGCCTGGTGGGTCGGCGGCACCCCGCACCTGGCGGCCACGGTCTGGATCGGCCGCGAGAAGCAGGTCAAGGACCAGATGCAGCTCCTGCCGATCTACAAGCCGGGCACCAAGAAGGGCATGACGGGCGGTTCGACCCCGGGCGACACCTGGAAGGTCTTCATGGACCTGGCCAACAAGGCCCTGGACGCCGAGAAGACCTCGTTCCCGCCGGACGTGCGGGTGGGCGACCCGAACAAGAAGGGCAACGGGCTCGACCCGCTGCCCGAACAGCCGGACAACGGCTGCATCCTGGGCGGCACCGTCTGCCCGCCCGGCGTCGACCCGGCCAACCCGGGCGGCGGCGTGACCCCGCCGGTCAACGGACCGGGCAACCCCGGCAACGGGCCGGGCGGGGGAAACGGCGCGGGCAACGGCGGGGGTAACGGCGGCAGATAA
- the lexA gene encoding transcriptional repressor LexA gives MDEDYYDTSTLSERQRQILTVIQEWAQRYGYSPSTREIADTVGLASTSSVGRHLRVLEEAGFLRRGRATRPVDVRMFLQPVPRQRAEPTVGVPVLGDIAAGSPILAEQNADEVLPLPRDLVGRGTLFALRVRGDSMIDAAICDGDIVVVKQGHEAFNGDIVAAMIDDEATVKVYRRRGGQVVLEARNPAYENIDGDRAVVLGKVVSVLRRT, from the coding sequence ATGGATGAGGACTACTACGACACGTCGACGCTCAGTGAGCGGCAGCGGCAGATCCTCACCGTCATTCAGGAGTGGGCGCAGCGGTACGGCTACTCGCCGTCCACCCGCGAGATCGCCGACACGGTCGGGCTAGCTTCGACGTCGTCGGTCGGGCGGCACCTGCGCGTGCTCGAGGAGGCCGGGTTCCTGCGCCGGGGACGGGCGACCCGGCCCGTCGACGTACGTATGTTCCTGCAGCCGGTGCCGCGGCAGCGCGCCGAGCCGACGGTCGGGGTGCCCGTGCTGGGCGACATCGCGGCGGGCTCGCCGATTCTGGCCGAGCAGAACGCCGACGAGGTGCTGCCGCTGCCCCGCGACCTGGTCGGGCGGGGCACCCTGTTCGCCCTGCGCGTCCGCGGCGACTCGATGATCGACGCGGCGATCTGCGACGGCGACATCGTCGTGGTCAAGCAGGGCCACGAGGCCTTCAACGGCGACATCGTGGCCGCCATGATCGACGACGAGGCGACCGTCAAGGTCTATCGCCGCCGCGGTGGGCAGGTCGTGCTGGAGGCCCGCAACCCGGCGTACGAGAACATCGACGGCGACCGGGCCGTGGTGCTGGGCAAGGTCGTCTCCGTCCTGCGCCGCACCTGA
- a CDS encoding SigB/SigF/SigG family RNA polymerase sigma factor — protein MRCQGDTVTVTTRPAGRRSFEPTDEDRRATALIETLAALPEDHPDRPAVRRQAIEAWLPMAQRLTRRYANRGEPFDDLLQTATIGLIKAIDGYDATRGVDFTGYAIPTVLGEIKRYFRDRSWTLRIPRRLQELRMAIGAARTDLEHTLTRAPTVADISGYLGVGEEEILEALEAGHAYRPDSLSSPVRNGEDLTLGDTLGGHDRGFALAEFGVALPPAMAMLTERERTIVVLRFYGELTQSAIADRIGISQMHVSRLLSQALGKLRKLMDG, from the coding sequence ATGCGCTGCCAAGGAGACACCGTGACCGTAACCACCCGACCGGCCGGCCGACGTTCGTTCGAGCCCACGGACGAGGACAGGCGTGCCACCGCGCTCATCGAAACGCTGGCCGCCCTGCCGGAGGACCACCCCGACCGCCCCGCCGTACGCCGGCAGGCCATCGAGGCCTGGCTGCCGATGGCCCAGCGCCTCACCCGCCGCTACGCCAACCGGGGCGAGCCCTTCGACGACCTGCTGCAGACGGCCACGATCGGTTTGATCAAGGCGATCGACGGCTACGACGCCACCCGTGGGGTCGACTTCACCGGGTACGCCATCCCGACCGTCCTCGGCGAGATCAAGCGCTACTTCCGCGACCGCTCGTGGACGCTGCGCATCCCGCGCCGGCTTCAGGAGCTGCGCATGGCCATCGGCGCCGCCCGCACCGACCTCGAGCACACGCTGACCCGCGCGCCCACGGTGGCCGACATCTCCGGCTACCTGGGGGTGGGCGAGGAAGAAATCCTGGAGGCGCTCGAGGCGGGGCACGCCTACCGCCCCGACTCGCTCAGTTCCCCCGTACGGAACGGGGAAGATCTGACACTGGGCGACACGCTCGGCGGCCACGACCGCGGGTTCGCGTTGGCCGAGTTCGGGGTGGCGCTGCCGCCCGCGATGGCCATGCTCACCGAACGCGAACGCACCATCGTGGTGCTGCGGTTCTACGGCGAACTCACCCAGTCCGCGATCGCCGACCGGATCGGGATCTCCCAGATGCACGTGTCGCGGCTGCTGTCCCAGGCGCTGGGCAAGCTGCGCAAGCTCATGGACGGGTAA
- a CDS encoding DUF1996 domain-containing protein: MHSSPRIRVLLAAVLAAAAAVLVAPPGPARAATVTVQAEAYAAQSGAQVEPTADTGGGQNVAYLAEGDWLRYDGVDLGPAGALTVSARVASAVGTGRVELRTGSVTGPLLTQFAITATGGWQAWTTLTATAATHPTGAQTVFAVLRNSTGGDFVNLNWLSFGAGGPSGDGWVPVDAAAWNAQLAEFRALTPRLVPAGSVRVPEFNATCAYSHAKPDDPIIFPGLPGASHMHTFLGNTSTDAFATTRTLLANAGTTCRPAPDLSAYWIPTLYENDRAIEPKDVVVYYGSRLTDPSATVPFPQGFRMIAGDARLQAPTPAGSVNAFYCAGPGGEIGRSADGNWPVCAPTAVLMFHLVFQDCWDGRNLDSPTHKAHVAYSYDGTCRGDHPVAIPNLSFLIAYPTSGGPAGFRLASGMASSMHGDAFLAWDNRAQSERVKNCLTQKAKCNTNGDF, encoded by the coding sequence ATGCATTCATCCCCACGAATCCGCGTCCTGCTGGCGGCCGTCCTCGCCGCGGCTGCGGCCGTTCTCGTCGCGCCGCCCGGCCCGGCCCGCGCGGCCACCGTGACGGTGCAGGCCGAGGCGTACGCGGCTCAGTCCGGCGCCCAGGTCGAGCCGACCGCCGACACCGGCGGCGGGCAGAACGTCGCCTACCTCGCCGAGGGCGACTGGCTGCGGTACGACGGCGTCGACCTCGGCCCGGCCGGCGCGCTCACCGTGTCGGCCCGGGTGGCGTCGGCCGTCGGCACCGGGCGCGTCGAGCTGCGCACCGGCTCGGTGACCGGCCCGCTGCTGACCCAGTTCGCGATCACCGCCACCGGTGGCTGGCAGGCCTGGACGACCCTGACCGCGACCGCCGCCACCCACCCCACCGGCGCCCAGACCGTGTTCGCGGTGCTGCGCAACAGCACCGGCGGCGACTTCGTCAACCTCAACTGGCTCTCGTTCGGCGCCGGCGGCCCGAGCGGCGACGGCTGGGTCCCGGTCGACGCCGCGGCCTGGAACGCGCAGCTGGCCGAGTTCCGGGCGCTGACGCCGCGACTCGTGCCGGCCGGCTCGGTGCGCGTGCCCGAGTTCAATGCGACCTGCGCCTACAGCCATGCGAAACCGGACGATCCGATCATCTTCCCGGGCCTGCCGGGCGCCTCGCACATGCACACGTTCCTCGGCAACACGAGCACCGACGCGTTCGCCACCACCCGCACCCTGCTCGCCAACGCGGGCACCACCTGCCGCCCGGCGCCCGACCTGTCCGCGTACTGGATCCCCACCCTGTACGAGAACGACCGCGCGATCGAGCCCAAGGACGTCGTCGTCTACTACGGCTCCCGCCTGACCGACCCGTCGGCGACGGTGCCCTTCCCCCAGGGCTTCCGCATGATCGCCGGCGACGCCCGCCTGCAGGCCCCCACCCCGGCGGGCTCGGTCAACGCGTTCTACTGCGCCGGGCCCGGCGGCGAGATCGGCCGCAGCGCCGACGGCAACTGGCCGGTCTGCGCGCCGACCGCGGTGCTGATGTTCCACCTGGTCTTCCAGGACTGCTGGGACGGGCGCAACCTGGACAGCCCCACCCACAAGGCCCACGTCGCCTACAGCTACGACGGCACCTGCCGCGGTGACCACCCGGTCGCCATCCCGAACCTGTCGTTCCTCATCGCCTACCCCACGAGCGGCGGCCCCGCCGGCTTCCGCCTGGCCTCCGGAATGGCGTCGTCGATGCACGGCGACGCGTTCCTGGCCTGGGACAACCGCGCCCAGAGCGAACGCGTCAAGAACTGCCTGACGCAGAAAGCCAAGTGCAACACCAACGGCGACTTCTGA
- a CDS encoding cytochrome P450, with translation MDVALPAGPGTSRLVQSLQFAVSRRGTMERLRRRYGSAFSVESLNLGRMVMLADPAEVRELFQTSPELADTPDANLGSVLGPGSFFAISGEEHRRQRKLLTPPFHGRRLRAYEEIIEAETRRETASWPQGREFPVMPSTMRITLNVILRAVFGADGEELDELRALLPKAVRLGSVLAVLPVLRRDLGGQGPGARFDRHRKRYDEIVDVLIERARADPEPGKRDDVLAMLVQARYDDGSPMDRDQIADQLLTLLAAGHETTATTLAWAVERLRRHPGVLDRLGDGRDDALLDATITEVQRVRPVIEMTSRQVRAESLRIGRWTLPRGTVVTACIALLHDDPSLFPEPGRFDPGRFTDGRAEMYGWIPFGGGVRRCLGAAFASLEMRVVLRTILRDFVVEPTTAAPERSHNRGIAVAPARGGRVVVRRR, from the coding sequence ATGGATGTGGCGCTTCCTGCCGGGCCCGGCACCTCCCGCCTCGTACAGTCGCTGCAGTTCGCGGTGTCGCGCCGGGGCACCATGGAACGGCTCCGGCGGCGGTACGGGTCGGCGTTCAGCGTGGAATCGCTCAACCTCGGGCGCATGGTGATGCTGGCCGACCCGGCCGAGGTGCGGGAACTGTTCCAGACCTCGCCCGAGCTGGCCGACACGCCCGATGCCAACCTGGGCTCGGTGCTGGGGCCAGGGTCGTTCTTCGCCATCTCCGGTGAGGAGCACCGCCGCCAGCGCAAGCTGCTCACTCCCCCGTTCCATGGGCGCCGGCTGCGGGCGTACGAGGAAATCATCGAGGCCGAGACGAGACGCGAGACGGCGTCGTGGCCCCAGGGGCGGGAGTTCCCGGTGATGCCGTCGACGATGCGGATCACGCTGAACGTCATCCTGCGGGCGGTCTTCGGGGCCGACGGGGAGGAGCTCGACGAGCTGCGCGCGCTGCTGCCCAAGGCCGTACGGCTCGGCTCGGTGCTGGCCGTGCTGCCGGTGTTGCGGCGTGACCTCGGCGGGCAGGGACCGGGCGCCCGGTTCGACCGGCACCGCAAGCGCTACGACGAGATCGTCGACGTGCTCATCGAGCGGGCGCGGGCCGATCCGGAGCCGGGCAAGCGCGACGACGTGCTCGCCATGCTGGTGCAGGCCCGCTACGACGACGGGTCGCCGATGGACCGCGACCAGATCGCCGACCAGCTGCTCACGCTGCTCGCCGCCGGGCACGAGACCACCGCCACCACGCTGGCCTGGGCGGTGGAACGGCTGCGACGCCACCCCGGGGTGCTCGACAGGCTCGGCGACGGACGCGACGACGCGTTGCTCGACGCGACGATCACCGAGGTGCAGCGGGTGCGGCCGGTCATCGAGATGACGTCGCGGCAGGTGCGGGCGGAGTCGCTGCGGATCGGCCGCTGGACCCTGCCGCGGGGCACTGTGGTCACGGCGTGCATCGCGCTGCTGCACGACGACCCGTCGCTGTTCCCCGAGCCCGGCCGGTTCGACCCCGGCAGGTTCACCGACGGCCGGGCCGAGATGTACGGGTGGATCCCGTTCGGCGGCGGTGTGCGGCGCTGCCTGGGCGCCGCGTTCGCCTCGCTCGAGATGCGCGTCGTCCTGCGCACGATCCTGCGCGACTTCGTCGTCGAGCCGACCACCGCCGCCCCGGAACGCTCCCACAACCGTGGCATCGCCGTCGCCCCGGCCCGCGGCGGCCGTGTGGTGGTCCGGCGCCGATAA
- a CDS encoding CPBP family intramembrane glutamic endopeptidase, with product MPPRRLFLLLGAVVLILAAVNVADKFGPRHTGLVAGPLVAVILLLLARRAGLTWHDLGLSRRTLVPGLKYAVGAILAVAVVYAIGVALPWTRPAFHDVRYHLHPGAALMAAFIIVPLGTVLLEEIAFRGVLMGLVNRHRGAVWASITSSVLFGLWHILPSLRLNSANQAVGAAVGAGTPGRILAVLGAVAFTALAGLLLCELRRRSGSLLAAAALHWATNGLGLLIAAGLATTRLA from the coding sequence ATGCCTCCACGCCGCCTTTTTCTCCTGCTCGGCGCCGTCGTCCTGATCCTTGCCGCGGTCAACGTGGCGGACAAGTTCGGCCCGCGCCACACCGGCCTGGTGGCCGGCCCGCTCGTCGCCGTGATCCTGCTGCTGCTCGCCCGCCGGGCCGGCCTCACGTGGCACGACCTGGGACTCTCCCGCCGTACGCTGGTGCCCGGCCTGAAGTACGCGGTCGGCGCGATCCTGGCCGTGGCGGTCGTGTACGCCATCGGCGTCGCCCTGCCGTGGACCCGGCCCGCGTTCCACGACGTCCGCTACCACCTGCACCCCGGCGCGGCCCTGATGGCGGCGTTCATCATCGTGCCGCTGGGCACCGTGCTGCTCGAGGAGATCGCCTTCCGCGGCGTCCTGATGGGCCTGGTCAACCGCCACCGCGGCGCCGTCTGGGCCAGCATCACCTCGTCGGTGCTGTTCGGCCTGTGGCACATCCTGCCCTCCCTGCGCCTCAACTCGGCCAACCAGGCCGTCGGCGCCGCCGTCGGAGCGGGCACGCCCGGCCGCATCCTGGCCGTTCTGGGCGCCGTGGCCTTCACCGCCCTGGCCGGCCTGCTGCTGTGCGAGCTGCGCCGCCGCAGCGGAAGCCTGCTGGCAGCTGCCGCCCTGCACTGGGCCACCAACGGCCTCGGCCTGCTGATCGCCGCCGGGCTGGCCACCACCCGCCTCGCCTGA
- a CDS encoding helix-turn-helix transcriptional regulator translates to MQRAELADFLRRRREAIRPAEVGLADGPRRRTTGLRREEVAMLAGMSSDYVVRLEQCRSSRPSTQVLAALARALRLTDDERDHLFHLAGHQPPPPDGAARLARSGLVRMLDLLGDTAALVLSDLGETLAQNRGSLLLTGDQTRHSGDQRYHVYRWFTDPATRAVHPAEEHDRLTRATVADLRAVAGRRHDDPSLVRLVERLSAESDEFRVRWAEHEVEVRRADRKTFLDPRVGPLVMDCETLMTPDQRQVLLVLTPADAPSRERYELLRVLGLQEFAAGV, encoded by the coding sequence ATGCAACGAGCCGAGCTGGCCGACTTCCTGCGCCGCCGCCGCGAGGCGATCCGCCCGGCCGAGGTGGGCCTGGCCGACGGCCCGCGCCGGCGCACGACCGGGTTGCGCCGCGAGGAGGTCGCGATGCTGGCCGGCATGTCGTCCGATTACGTCGTACGCCTCGAGCAGTGCCGCAGCAGCCGGCCGTCGACCCAGGTCCTGGCGGCGCTGGCCCGCGCGTTGCGGCTCACCGACGACGAGCGCGACCACCTGTTCCACCTGGCCGGGCATCAGCCCCCGCCACCCGACGGCGCCGCCCGCCTGGCCCGCTCCGGTCTCGTACGGATGCTGGACCTGCTCGGCGACACCGCGGCGCTGGTGCTGTCCGACCTGGGGGAGACGCTCGCGCAGAACCGGGGTTCGCTGCTGCTGACCGGCGACCAGACCCGGCACAGCGGTGACCAGCGCTACCACGTGTACCGCTGGTTCACCGACCCGGCGACGCGTGCCGTGCACCCCGCCGAGGAACACGATCGTCTGACCCGCGCGACGGTGGCGGACCTGCGGGCGGTGGCCGGCCGCCGGCATGACGACCCTTCCCTCGTACGGCTGGTCGAGCGCTTGTCCGCGGAAAGTGACGAATTCCGCGTCCGGTGGGCCGAACACGAGGTCGAGGTGCGGCGCGCCGACCGCAAGACGTTCCTCGATCCGCGGGTCGGTCCCCTGGTCATGGACTGCGAGACGCTCATGACCCCCGATCAACGGCAGGTTCTGCTCGTGCTCACCCCGGCAGACGCGCCGTCACGTGAGCGCTACGAGCTGTTGCGAGTGCTGGGCCTGCAGGAGTTCGCCGCCGGAGTATGA
- a CDS encoding aldo/keto reductase, producing the protein MQTRNLGSDGPAVSVLGLGAMGMSDGVYGNPDRTESIATVQAALDAGVTLIDTGDFYGMGHNEMLLAEALRGRPRDSYQLSVKFGALRGPDHSWGGNDGRPAAVRNYLAYSLNRLGTDHIDIYRPARLDPTVPIEDTVGAIKEMIDAGYVRHVGLSEVNAETIRRAHAVHPIADLQIEYSLISRAVEREILPTLRELGIGLTAYGVLGRGLISGHWNAARGADPGDFRAMTPRFAGDNLNHNLALVDALRRVAAAKGSTVAQLVIAWVAAQGDDIVPLAGARTRERLAEALPALDLKLTADDLAEIERAVPAGAARGNRYPTAMMGHLGAGN; encoded by the coding sequence ATGCAGACACGAAACCTGGGTAGTGACGGTCCCGCCGTCTCGGTGCTCGGCCTCGGCGCGATGGGCATGTCGGACGGCGTCTACGGCAATCCGGATCGCACGGAGAGCATCGCCACGGTGCAAGCGGCGCTGGACGCGGGCGTCACGCTGATCGACACCGGCGACTTCTACGGCATGGGCCACAACGAGATGCTGCTGGCCGAGGCGTTGCGCGGCCGGCCCCGCGACAGCTACCAGCTGAGCGTGAAGTTCGGGGCGCTGCGCGGCCCCGACCACTCGTGGGGAGGCAACGACGGGCGGCCCGCGGCCGTGAGGAACTACTTGGCGTACTCGCTCAACCGCCTCGGCACCGACCACATCGACATCTACCGTCCCGCCCGTCTCGACCCCACGGTCCCGATCGAGGACACGGTCGGCGCGATCAAGGAGATGATCGACGCCGGGTACGTCCGGCACGTCGGGCTCTCCGAGGTCAACGCGGAGACGATCCGCCGCGCCCACGCCGTGCACCCGATCGCCGACCTGCAGATCGAGTACTCGCTGATCTCGCGGGCCGTCGAGCGCGAGATCCTGCCCACGCTGCGGGAACTGGGCATCGGCCTGACCGCGTACGGGGTCCTCGGGCGGGGTTTGATCTCGGGGCACTGGAACGCCGCGCGCGGCGCCGATCCGGGCGACTTCCGCGCCATGACCCCGCGGTTCGCCGGCGACAACCTGAACCACAACCTGGCGCTGGTCGACGCCCTGCGCCGGGTGGCCGCGGCCAAGGGCAGCACGGTGGCCCAGCTGGTGATCGCATGGGTGGCGGCGCAGGGCGACGACATCGTCCCGCTGGCCGGGGCGCGCACCCGCGAGCGCCTGGCCGAGGCGTTGCCGGCCCTCGACCTGAAGCTGACCGCCGACGACCTGGCCGAGATCGAGAGGGCCGTGCCGGCCGGCGCCGCCCGGGGTAACCGCTACCCGACCGCGATGATGGGCCACCTGGGCGCGGGCAACTGA